One region of Bdellovibrio bacteriovorus genomic DNA includes:
- a CDS encoding RrF2 family transcriptional regulator — protein MVLRNQVEWALHCCTVLASLEPGQYLATKDLAEFHGIPKEYLSKALQALSTAKIVEATLGPTGGYRLAKTPDKITFLEIVEAVEGKTSTFECAEIRKNNPCLGKFKIGPRPCNIARVMYRADEAWRKELRNTTIAMIMEQLVKELPAEVLEKNKAWMESRR, from the coding sequence ATGGTACTTCGCAATCAGGTGGAATGGGCTTTACATTGCTGCACAGTTTTAGCCTCGCTAGAACCGGGACAGTATTTAGCAACAAAAGATTTGGCAGAGTTTCATGGTATTCCTAAAGAATATCTATCGAAAGCTTTACAGGCTCTTTCCACCGCAAAGATTGTCGAAGCAACATTAGGCCCGACAGGCGGTTACCGCCTGGCAAAGACGCCAGATAAAATCACCTTTCTAGAAATCGTCGAAGCCGTGGAGGGAAAAACCTCCACCTTCGAGTGCGCAGAGATTCGTAAAAACAATCCCTGCCTAGGAAAATTCAAAATCGGCCCTCGCCCTTGCAATATTGCACGAGTGATGTACCGGGCGGACGAAGCTTGGCGCAAAGAACTGCGTAATACGACAATTGCTATGATTATGGAGCAACTGGTAAAGGAGCTCCCCGCCGAAGTTCTGGAAAAGAACAAAGCCTGGATGGAATCACGTCGCTAA
- a CDS encoding LysR family transcriptional regulator, producing the protein MTFEQLITLEMIVEKGSFKAAAEALYKTQPSLSVAIKKLEEEFDVLLFNRDEYRPTLTDQGKTFYRWAQNCLRTFRELEVKGKELGKQAIEPRLNIVLDPLVQFESVQPVFEARSHLPSVTEFSFQTETLDGGMQFLIDGEADFAIAPKINEDERIESLPFAKIKMIPAVAKKLLKNESVDYNWLRNNRQIVVSKNGGKNFDPSKAPKGMFSDGPKCFVTDHTLKRNLVVNGFGWGRLATYEVQNELRKGTVIEIKHDSIVPITLNLHIMRSKLKPMGPVAKIIWEQLLKQCESLPSNTKKSKKKN; encoded by the coding sequence ATGACATTTGAACAGTTGATCACTTTGGAAATGATTGTAGAGAAGGGCAGTTTTAAAGCAGCGGCCGAAGCCCTGTACAAAACGCAGCCCAGCTTAAGTGTGGCTATCAAAAAGTTAGAAGAAGAATTCGATGTTCTGCTTTTCAATCGTGATGAGTACCGCCCGACATTGACCGACCAAGGTAAAACTTTTTATCGCTGGGCGCAGAACTGTTTACGAACTTTCCGTGAGCTTGAAGTCAAGGGGAAGGAGTTAGGCAAACAGGCTATCGAACCTCGTTTGAATATCGTCTTAGATCCTCTTGTCCAGTTTGAATCTGTGCAGCCTGTGTTCGAGGCACGTTCTCATCTGCCTAGCGTGACGGAATTTAGTTTTCAAACAGAAACTCTCGACGGCGGGATGCAGTTTCTTATAGACGGAGAGGCCGACTTTGCGATTGCTCCCAAAATCAACGAAGACGAAAGAATTGAGAGCCTGCCTTTTGCAAAAATTAAAATGATTCCGGCGGTGGCCAAAAAGCTTTTGAAGAACGAAAGCGTGGACTACAACTGGCTTCGTAATAATCGCCAAATCGTCGTCTCAAAAAATGGAGGAAAGAATTTTGATCCCTCTAAGGCGCCTAAAGGTATGTTTAGCGACGGGCCGAAATGCTTTGTGACCGATCACACTCTTAAGCGCAACCTTGTGGTGAATGGTTTTGGTTGGGGGCGCCTTGCCACTTATGAAGTTCAGAATGAGCTTCGTAAGGGAACGGTGATCGAAATCAAACATGATTCCATTGTGCCAATTACTTTGAATTTGCATATCATGCGTTCGAAGTTAAAACCGATGGGGCCGGTTGCGAAAATCATCTGGGAACAGCTTCTTAAGCAGTGTGAGTCTTTGCCGTCGAACACGAAAAAATCAAAGAAGAAAAATTAA
- a CDS encoding YihY/virulence factor BrkB family protein, whose translation MSPLFQSLRLKTLGEVLKDTLQQMRDGEIQLVAASLAFSTAIALVPFIAVVLATFQSIGGLEAFYPQVESLLLRNIREAAGSDVTKFIRIFLKNISAGKLGTTGAVLLFITSIRMLLDMEVGIHRVWNQKNTRPFYKRVIYQWGLILLIPVLLAVYVGFQSLEQFQFVHRVVPAFVSNSIVLVGSLFLIYKLVPTVYVKKSAAFISAVVAALVMYGVHKSYAALALKFFAYNKIYGSFAALPILLFWILTIWYVILAGVALCASLQKRHVA comes from the coding sequence ATGAGTCCGTTGTTCCAGTCTTTAAGATTAAAAACTCTTGGCGAAGTCCTGAAGGACACTCTTCAGCAGATGCGGGATGGAGAAATCCAGCTTGTCGCAGCGTCATTGGCGTTTTCCACGGCCATTGCCTTGGTTCCGTTCATTGCCGTCGTTCTTGCAACCTTCCAATCTATCGGCGGTCTTGAAGCGTTTTATCCACAAGTAGAATCTTTGTTATTAAGGAATATCCGCGAGGCTGCGGGTTCGGATGTCACAAAGTTCATTCGCATTTTTCTAAAAAACATCAGCGCGGGCAAATTGGGAACTACGGGGGCGGTGCTTCTTTTCATTACGTCTATCCGCATGCTTTTGGATATGGAAGTCGGCATTCATCGTGTCTGGAATCAAAAGAACACAAGACCTTTCTATAAACGCGTGATCTATCAATGGGGCCTTATTCTTCTTATTCCCGTTTTACTTGCCGTCTATGTCGGCTTTCAATCCTTGGAACAATTTCAATTTGTTCACCGTGTGGTACCCGCTTTTGTTTCAAACTCTATAGTCTTAGTCGGGTCTTTGTTTCTGATTTATAAACTGGTGCCCACTGTTTATGTGAAAAAGAGTGCGGCGTTTATTTCCGCTGTGGTCGCCGCTTTGGTGATGTATGGCGTACATAAAAGTTACGCCGCTTTGGCTTTAAAGTTCTTTGCCTATAATAAAATCTATGGCTCGTTTGCCGCTCTGCCTATCTTGCTGTTCTGGATTCTGACGATCTGGTACGTGATCTTAGCAGGCGTGGCTTTGTGTGCGTCTCTTCAGAAGCGTCACGTTGCTTAG
- a CDS encoding lysophospholipid acyltransferase family protein encodes MKDWNYENEQWTKLPTYLKHLPLFTRHIDMFSVFMRFLWSIFLKNVAFKFYIRLQVKGTPFKEIYRTQPKLIIISNHASHLDAVSIAASIPRRYWLNLYIAAAKDYFFTNALFTFFSKHCLGAIPIDRKDRRGEAINLILKLLTELPRMWLIIFPEGTRSKDGKIQEFKRGVSIFSERTQTPLLFTYLEGNMELWPKGQPIPLPGKLVLHVGPVHPPGPIQQVYAAYKQWVLTINPNAFHETANEGEGETKDDSEQV; translated from the coding sequence ATGAAGGATTGGAACTACGAAAACGAGCAGTGGACCAAGCTGCCGACCTACTTAAAACACCTTCCGCTGTTCACTCGTCATATCGACATGTTCAGCGTGTTTATGCGTTTTTTGTGGTCGATCTTTCTTAAAAACGTCGCCTTTAAGTTTTACATCCGTCTGCAAGTAAAAGGAACTCCGTTCAAAGAGATCTATCGCACGCAACCCAAGCTGATCATTATCAGCAATCACGCCAGTCACTTGGACGCCGTTTCCATTGCGGCCTCCATCCCGCGCCGTTACTGGCTGAACCTTTATATTGCGGCGGCAAAGGACTACTTCTTTACGAACGCTCTTTTCACATTCTTTTCTAAACACTGCTTGGGGGCCATCCCCATTGATCGCAAAGACCGTCGTGGTGAGGCCATCAACCTGATTTTGAAACTTTTGACCGAGCTTCCACGCATGTGGTTGATTATCTTCCCCGAAGGCACTCGCTCTAAAGACGGAAAAATTCAGGAATTTAAACGAGGCGTTTCTATATTTTCAGAGCGCACGCAAACGCCTCTTTTATTCACATATCTTGAAGGCAATATGGAGTTATGGCCGAAAGGTCAGCCTATTCCTCTTCCGGGAAAACTGGTTTTGCACGTTGGTCCGGTTCATCCCCCCGGTCCCATCCAGCAGGTGTATGCTGCTTATAAGCAGTGGGTGCTGACGATCAATCCGAATGCCTTCCACGAAACAGCGAACGAAGGCGAAGGAGAAACAAAAGATGACTCCGAACAAGTCTGA
- a CDS encoding autotransporter assembly complex protein TamA: protein MFVTFKKILLTAGLISLGASANAEDVHTDHPCPNIQIESPEKVELTKTEHKWICGDKDSHAWGSIPPWQAQLFLKSFLQQRAFHNPQFEIRENKLFVKTGPQTFLKEWTFINEPPAFHSEKRRKLKGRPLTPELLDEVEAWSKAHLQNLGYPCPEVTIQAVPSTESITVTLAPGELYNFPSNEDVEVRGTTQSISIGRYSAFLPNQKFDARLLQLTSNRMITDEYHLSAYFETQCLPNEELKIIPRLVTGDPQLISAGVGFNTEVGAIAQIRYKHSQLDESGSTFESKMFLSFVEQTWDNAFQIYEGRPYKDRTFWSPQLNLKNEMEDQYESFTAELGVEWGLTKEFESFTSRFQLGPFYTYNNVESDVSNYVLLSATSNVELYLQSHDYEYYMGEPRSGWQLSSNLRSAYENLGADQTFHQWLYQQQNLWNFNLWDPPLMVIGWRFKAGTFFMSDDSQFYSVVPENLRFYMGGDGTLRGFSRKQIPLSNLGSATFLYQGLELRAGDVFPFKLQPFIFLDMGWESDQIWTLYRTLYYSPGIGIRWPSFLGPVRASVSQGQVLFADGVDVEPHWQFYLSLGREF from the coding sequence ATGTTTGTCACGTTTAAGAAAATTCTTCTGACAGCAGGGCTGATCAGCCTTGGCGCCTCTGCGAATGCGGAAGATGTTCATACGGATCATCCCTGCCCCAATATTCAAATTGAATCCCCAGAAAAAGTAGAATTGACAAAAACCGAGCACAAATGGATTTGCGGAGACAAAGACAGTCACGCTTGGGGAAGCATCCCCCCGTGGCAAGCGCAGCTTTTTCTCAAATCTTTTTTACAACAACGCGCCTTTCACAATCCCCAGTTCGAAATTCGCGAAAACAAACTGTTTGTGAAAACGGGGCCGCAAACTTTCTTAAAGGAATGGACGTTTATCAATGAGCCTCCAGCATTTCATTCCGAAAAAAGACGCAAACTGAAAGGCCGTCCTCTGACGCCGGAACTTCTGGATGAAGTCGAAGCCTGGAGCAAAGCGCACTTACAAAATCTGGGATATCCCTGCCCTGAAGTCACAATCCAAGCTGTGCCTTCAACTGAATCTATCACGGTGACCTTGGCGCCCGGCGAACTTTATAATTTTCCATCCAATGAAGATGTTGAAGTCCGCGGCACAACTCAAAGCATCTCGATTGGTCGTTACAGTGCCTTTTTGCCCAATCAAAAGTTTGATGCCCGTCTTTTGCAACTGACCTCCAATCGCATGATCACCGATGAGTATCACTTAAGTGCTTATTTTGAAACTCAGTGCCTACCCAATGAAGAACTTAAAATAATCCCCCGATTGGTGACCGGCGATCCACAGCTTATTTCTGCCGGCGTGGGTTTCAATACCGAGGTGGGAGCGATTGCACAGATTCGGTACAAGCACTCACAGTTGGACGAATCAGGAAGCACCTTTGAAAGTAAGATGTTTTTATCTTTTGTTGAACAGACTTGGGACAATGCCTTTCAAATTTACGAAGGGCGGCCCTATAAAGACCGAACGTTTTGGTCTCCACAGCTCAACTTAAAAAATGAGATGGAAGACCAGTATGAATCCTTCACCGCCGAACTGGGAGTCGAGTGGGGTCTGACTAAAGAATTTGAAAGTTTCACCTCGCGCTTTCAGCTCGGGCCTTTTTATACGTACAACAATGTCGAGAGTGATGTATCCAACTATGTTCTTTTAAGCGCCACATCCAATGTGGAACTTTATCTGCAAAGCCATGACTACGAATATTATATGGGTGAACCCCGCTCTGGCTGGCAGCTTTCATCCAATCTGCGCTCAGCCTATGAAAACCTTGGCGCGGACCAAACTTTTCATCAATGGCTTTATCAGCAACAGAATCTTTGGAACTTTAATTTGTGGGATCCACCCTTGATGGTGATCGGCTGGCGCTTTAAAGCCGGCACCTTTTTTATGTCGGATGATTCGCAATTTTATTCCGTGGTTCCCGAAAACTTACGCTTCTATATGGGGGGTGATGGGACTTTGCGCGGCTTTTCCAGAAAACAGATTCCACTTTCTAATTTAGGATCCGCGACGTTTCTTTACCAAGGCCTCGAATTGCGCGCCGGCGACGTCTTCCCGTTTAAACTTCAGCCTTTTATTTTCTTAGATATGGGATGGGAAAGTGATCAGATCTGGACGCTGTACCGCACGCTTTATTACTCCCCAGGCATCGGCATTCGTTGGCCTTCCTTCTTAGGTCCTGTGCGCGCAAGCGTTTCACAAGGACAAGTTCTTTTTGCCGATGGAGTGGATGTTGAACCGCATTGGCAATTTTACTTAAGCTTGGGAAGGGAGTTCTAA
- a CDS encoding YceI family protein: protein MKFQIDPSHSTANFSIKHMMIAKVHGGFEKMSGTLEFDAANPTAAKVEATIEAASINTREPQRDAHLKSADFFDVEKFPSITFKSKSVKVAGDGELKVLGDLTIHGITKEVNLDVEGPTAEMKDPWGNIKVGVSATTKINRKDFGLTWNAALETGGILVGDDVTISLDVQFVKQA, encoded by the coding sequence ATGAAATTCCAAATCGACCCTTCCCACTCCACCGCGAACTTCAGCATTAAACACATGATGATTGCCAAAGTTCATGGCGGCTTTGAAAAGATGTCAGGCACTCTTGAATTTGATGCTGCCAATCCGACAGCAGCTAAAGTGGAAGCAACCATTGAAGCTGCTAGCATCAATACTCGCGAACCCCAACGAGACGCGCATTTAAAAAGTGCCGACTTCTTTGATGTTGAAAAGTTCCCGTCAATTACATTCAAGTCGAAAAGCGTGAAAGTGGCTGGTGATGGAGAGCTGAAGGTTTTAGGAGACCTGACCATTCATGGCATCACGAAGGAAGTGAACCTTGACGTCGAGGGTCCTACGGCAGAAATGAAAGACCCGTGGGGAAATATCAAAGTGGGTGTTTCTGCGACAACAAAGATCAATCGAAAAGACTTCGGCCTGACTTGGAATGCGGCTTTAGAAACAGGTGGTATTTTAGTCGGAGACGACGTCACAATTTCTCTTGATGTGCAATTTGTGAAACAAGCTTAA
- a CDS encoding phospholipase D-like domain-containing protein, with product MTQKKIASDAALVTDSDYLNALLKLLDQAENEINILAYSFAIGSAAGKLNMNTAPYTVAEKIKELKRKKPELRIRLYIEGVRDTSDRNMVTAQFLKRAGVEVVYGKTHAKGFSIDGRYVLFGSTNLTHQSIVKNYETNLLIDNKVVAKEFNRYFEHLWQGGGHGGIELRPPMLADGDFKNVLVDMIHSAKRTLEFSIYFFDHKEIRDAFIEAHRRGVKIKGFAHHHTAFALSYVRRTRRTIERLQEEGIDSLYFAPGSFFTHSKYLIKDKEEVALGTGNWLVEDVEIHPQLYIHLKNKELAQQLSKHLAKQIAKQRDASEETHTKPRLLRSRTRSSESRTAR from the coding sequence ATGACACAGAAAAAGATCGCCAGCGACGCTGCCTTGGTCACAGACAGTGACTATCTAAACGCCCTTTTAAAACTTTTGGATCAAGCTGAAAACGAAATCAATATTCTGGCTTATTCTTTTGCTATCGGAAGTGCAGCGGGAAAGCTGAACATGAATACGGCTCCGTATACCGTTGCGGAAAAAATCAAGGAGCTCAAACGCAAAAAGCCTGAATTGCGCATCCGTCTTTATATCGAGGGAGTGCGTGACACCTCCGATCGAAACATGGTGACGGCACAGTTTCTAAAAAGAGCCGGAGTCGAAGTCGTCTATGGAAAAACTCACGCAAAAGGTTTCAGTATAGACGGTCGCTACGTTCTTTTCGGGTCGACGAACTTAACTCATCAATCCATCGTCAAAAATTACGAAACGAATCTTCTTATAGACAACAAGGTTGTTGCGAAAGAGTTCAATCGCTACTTCGAGCATCTGTGGCAAGGGGGAGGGCATGGCGGCATCGAGCTTCGTCCTCCGATGCTTGCTGATGGAGACTTTAAAAACGTTCTTGTGGATATGATCCACTCTGCAAAAAGGACTTTGGAATTTTCCATTTACTTTTTTGATCATAAAGAAATTCGCGACGCTTTTATCGAGGCTCATCGGCGCGGAGTCAAAATCAAAGGTTTTGCTCATCACCACACGGCCTTTGCTTTAAGTTATGTGCGAAGAACTCGGCGAACCATTGAACGGTTGCAAGAAGAAGGAATCGACAGTCTTTACTTTGCGCCCGGCAGCTTTTTTACTCACTCAAAGTACTTGATCAAAGATAAGGAAGAAGTTGCATTGGGGACGGGGAACTGGTTGGTGGAGGATGTGGAAATTCATCCGCAGCTCTATATTCATTTAAAAAATAAGGAACTAGCTCAACAGCTTTCAAAACACTTAGCGAAGCAAATCGCTAAGCAACGTGACGCTTCTGAAGAGACGCACACAAAGCCACGCCTGCTAAGATCACGTACCAGATCGTCAGAATCCAGAACAGCAAGATAG
- a CDS encoding pirin family protein: MFELRKSNERGFADHGWLKSRHTFSFADYYDPEHMGFRALRVINEDRIDGGTGFGMHGHRDMEIISYVVKGALEHKDSKGNIAVIKPGEVQRMSAGAGVMHSEYNKSADSETHFFQIWILPDRHGTEFGYGQKSFEEDLNSKDMVLVVSKDGREGSISINQDADLYISRMKAGKDVEFKMRPSRHVWIQAIKGQINVNGQTLEAGDALKVSQEQALKMSANQDSEFMLFDLA, encoded by the coding sequence ATGTTTGAACTACGCAAATCTAACGAACGCGGTTTTGCTGATCATGGTTGGCTGAAATCACGCCATACTTTTTCCTTCGCAGACTACTATGATCCCGAACACATGGGTTTCAGAGCCTTGCGAGTGATCAACGAAGACCGCATTGATGGTGGCACTGGCTTTGGCATGCACGGACACCGTGATATGGAAATCATCTCTTACGTTGTTAAAGGAGCTTTGGAACACAAAGACTCTAAGGGCAATATAGCCGTGATTAAACCCGGAGAAGTGCAAAGAATGAGTGCCGGCGCGGGAGTCATGCACTCGGAATACAATAAATCCGCAGATTCCGAGACACACTTTTTCCAAATCTGGATTTTGCCAGATCGCCACGGTACCGAATTCGGTTACGGACAAAAATCTTTTGAAGAAGACTTAAATTCAAAAGATATGGTCTTAGTTGTCTCTAAAGATGGCCGAGAAGGTTCGATCAGCATCAATCAAGATGCCGATCTTTACATCTCACGCATGAAAGCCGGAAAAGATGTTGAATTTAAAATGCGTCCTTCAAGACACGTGTGGATTCAGGCCATCAAAGGACAAATCAATGTTAATGGTCAGACTTTAGAAGCCGGGGATGCTCTTAAAGTCAGCCAGGAACAAGCCCTGAAAATGTCAGCAAACCAAGACTCTGAGTTTATGCTTTTTGATCTTGCTTAA
- a CDS encoding carboxymuconolactone decarboxylase family protein — protein MSQRINYNQQSGPAVQSLMGLEAYLKTTSLEKNLIHMVKIRVSQLNGCAFCVDMHHKEAKIDGEKELRLYHLTVWHESPLFENRERAALRWAELLTRIPHEGISDDEFKKVREFFSEKELSDLTMAIVSINAWNRLGVAFRSTPGTMDKLFGLDKAGLS, from the coding sequence ATGAGCCAACGAATCAACTACAATCAACAATCTGGCCCCGCAGTACAAAGTCTTATGGGACTTGAAGCTTACTTAAAGACGACATCACTGGAAAAAAACTTAATTCATATGGTGAAAATCCGTGTTTCCCAACTGAACGGATGCGCTTTTTGCGTGGACATGCACCACAAAGAAGCCAAGATCGACGGCGAAAAAGAACTGCGTCTTTACCACTTGACCGTGTGGCACGAATCCCCGCTTTTCGAAAATCGTGAACGAGCCGCACTTCGTTGGGCGGAACTTCTCACTCGCATCCCTCACGAAGGCATTAGCGATGATGAATTTAAGAAAGTGCGAGAGTTTTTCTCTGAAAAAGAACTCTCTGATTTGACAATGGCGATTGTTTCTATCAATGCTTGGAATCGCTTGGGAGTTGCTTTCCGCTCTACTCCAGGCACTATGGACAAATTATTTGGACTAGATAAGGCAGGTTTATCTTAA
- a CDS encoding phosphatidate cytidylyltransferase, with amino-acid sequence MDFFDFSFPIRISMPTAWESHIYRQTVLIVLSIIFVSGAITFFFRNKNYYFVQSWASIKSWLIAAPLMFIVMGLPEPWPLVFLTALAILGAKIFFQIMGMFHRSYFVLLCYAGIIGLGICAWYDRLDIYNSMPMIVLGASCLVPLIRNSYKRMIQYMSLTLLAFIFLGWSFMHLGLILKFPNGVYQVMYLVILTEFCDNTNLAVGRYIGGWRMFPGINPRRTVGSTATSILLTLFLAGSMRFLLPDGSDKYWLASGLVASLGGFVGDLVMTVVRRDAGMKTVGPFIIGRGDFLHRVDRLIFVAPIYYYVMTVIL; translated from the coding sequence ATGGATTTTTTTGATTTTAGTTTTCCCATTCGCATCTCTATGCCCACAGCCTGGGAAAGTCATATTTACCGTCAAACTGTTTTGATTGTTCTTTCGATCATCTTTGTTTCCGGCGCGATCACCTTTTTCTTCCGTAACAAGAACTACTACTTCGTTCAATCCTGGGCGAGCATTAAAAGCTGGTTGATTGCAGCTCCGCTGATGTTTATCGTCATGGGTCTGCCTGAGCCTTGGCCTTTGGTGTTCCTGACGGCCCTTGCGATTTTAGGTGCGAAAATCTTTTTCCAGATCATGGGGATGTTCCACCGCAGCTATTTCGTCCTTCTTTGTTATGCCGGTATTATTGGCCTTGGAATCTGTGCGTGGTATGACCGTCTTGATATTTACAACTCTATGCCGATGATCGTGTTGGGGGCCAGTTGTCTGGTACCGCTGATCCGCAATTCTTATAAACGCATGATTCAGTACATGTCTTTGACATTGCTAGCCTTCATCTTCTTGGGCTGGTCGTTCATGCACTTAGGATTGATTTTGAAATTCCCCAATGGCGTTTATCAGGTGATGTATCTTGTGATCCTGACGGAGTTCTGTGACAACACAAACTTAGCAGTGGGTCGCTACATTGGTGGCTGGAGAATGTTCCCTGGAATCAATCCTCGTCGTACCGTAGGAAGTACGGCGACGTCGATTCTTCTGACATTGTTCCTTGCAGGCTCTATGCGCTTCTTATTGCCTGATGGGTCTGACAAGTATTGGTTGGCTTCAGGCCTCGTCGCTTCTTTAGGAGGCTTCGTGGGGGATCTTGTGATGACGGTGGTTCGTCGTGATGCTGGAATGAAAACTGTCGGCCCGTTCATTATCGGTCGCGGTGACTTCTTACATCGCGTGGACAGATTGATCTTCGTGGCGCCTATTTACTATTACGTGATGACGGTCATTCTATGA
- a CDS encoding MBL fold metallo-hydrolase, whose protein sequence is MTPNKSDIEKKSLTIGPYQVCPIPTGEFGLDGGAMFGTVPKVLWERSNPPDEKNRIPMEARGLLLKSQGLNILIDTGNGLGKDFVAKYGEKLGTKFAEMYNIDDSGPSLLKSLNGFGLKPEDIHHVILTHLHFDHAGGATTEKDGKLVPTFPNAQYWIQKGNLETASKPNLRERASYYPANFQPLMDAGVLNILEGEKEILPGVSVLLSNGHTQAQQMVKVTDGSITLLYCGDVVPTSSHVKIPWLMGYDLHPLTLMEEKQKYLSQAADQKWYLFFEHDPYCDAAVIERNGHDFTVQKRFQL, encoded by the coding sequence ATGACTCCGAACAAGTCTGATATCGAAAAAAAATCACTGACCATCGGCCCTTACCAAGTCTGCCCCATTCCTACGGGTGAGTTCGGCTTGGATGGAGGCGCGATGTTTGGAACAGTTCCCAAAGTTCTGTGGGAGCGCTCAAATCCACCTGATGAAAAAAATCGCATCCCGATGGAAGCTCGCGGGCTTTTGTTAAAATCTCAAGGTTTAAACATCCTCATCGACACAGGTAACGGCCTAGGCAAAGATTTTGTTGCAAAATACGGTGAAAAATTAGGAACGAAGTTTGCCGAGATGTACAATATCGACGATAGCGGCCCTTCTCTTTTAAAGTCTTTAAACGGCTTTGGCTTGAAGCCCGAAGATATTCATCACGTGATTCTGACTCATCTGCATTTCGATCACGCCGGCGGCGCTACGACGGAAAAAGACGGAAAGCTGGTGCCCACCTTTCCCAACGCCCAATACTGGATTCAAAAGGGAAACTTAGAAACGGCTAGCAAACCCAACCTGCGCGAGCGCGCCAGTTACTATCCGGCGAACTTTCAGCCTTTGATGGATGCCGGTGTGCTTAACATTTTGGAGGGAGAAAAAGAAATTCTTCCCGGAGTTTCGGTGCTCCTTTCTAACGGGCACACTCAAGCTCAACAAATGGTGAAAGTGACAGACGGAAGCATCACTCTGCTTTACTGTGGCGACGTCGTTCCGACAAGCTCGCACGTCAAGATTCCGTGGCTGATGGGTTACGACTTGCACCCACTGACGTTGATGGAAGAAAAACAAAAGTACTTAAGTCAGGCTGCAGACCAAAAATGGTATCTATTTTTTGAACATGATCCCTACTGTGATGCTGCTGTCATCGAACGCAATGGTCACGATTTCACCGTCCAAAAAAGATTTCAGCTTTAG
- a CDS encoding bacteriohemerythrin: protein MPQSFFQWDPVRLTTHVDAMDREHQKLIEIMNRLYEKHQAKAPVHELKALVNELASWTVTHFDHEENYFDTLEYAQANVHKKIHKDLLARLGTFKAEFEKTGVLTDAFFQFLKTWLSAHIMGIDVKYSEAKKKSAA from the coding sequence ATGCCACAATCATTCTTCCAATGGGACCCAGTACGTTTAACTACACACGTCGATGCTATGGATCGCGAGCATCAAAAACTAATCGAGATCATGAATCGTCTTTATGAAAAACATCAGGCCAAAGCGCCTGTTCATGAATTGAAAGCCCTGGTGAATGAATTGGCTTCGTGGACGGTCACTCATTTTGATCACGAAGAAAATTACTTTGATACGCTGGAGTACGCGCAAGCAAATGTGCACAAAAAAATTCACAAAGATCTTTTGGCACGCCTTGGAACTTTTAAAGCTGAATTTGAAAAGACGGGAGTTTTAACAGACGCGTTCTTCCAGTTTCTAAAAACTTGGTTGAGCGCTCACATCATGGGAATTGATGTGAAGTACAGCGAAGCGAAAAAGAAATCAGCTGCGTAA
- a CDS encoding manganese efflux pump MntP, which translates to MIEVIVLGLILSADSFSAALAMGGRPFTRKDALKFAVSSGGAEAVVTLLGFLAGAKIISHIADYDHWIAFSLLAAVAAHMAHEGFTALRSKEPAEESNEFHSFTKVLIVSFATSLDALGVGISLGIANKDISYYVVSIGIFAFLTTLVGLYLARHLSDKMGPIFTLIGSLVLAVMAVQMLSI; encoded by the coding sequence ATGATCGAAGTTATCGTTTTAGGATTGATTTTAAGTGCGGATTCTTTTTCTGCCGCATTGGCAATGGGTGGACGCCCCTTCACCAGAAAAGATGCTTTAAAATTTGCAGTCTCTTCAGGAGGAGCTGAAGCTGTCGTCACCCTCTTGGGATTTCTAGCGGGTGCAAAAATCATTTCCCACATTGCTGACTATGATCACTGGATTGCGTTTTCGCTCTTAGCGGCGGTCGCAGCCCACATGGCTCACGAAGGCTTTACAGCCCTTCGCTCAAAAGAACCAGCGGAGGAGTCCAATGAGTTTCATAGCTTCACAAAAGTATTGATTGTTTCATTCGCAACCAGTCTGGACGCGTTAGGCGTGGGCATCAGCCTTGGGATCGCCAATAAGGATATTAGTTACTACGTCGTCTCTATCGGAATTTTTGCTTTTCTTACAACACTCGTGGGGTTGTATTTAGCTCGCCACCTTTCGGATAAAATGGGCCCGATCTTCACTTTGATAGGTTCTTTAGTACTCGCCGTTATGGCAGTGCAAATGCTTTCAATTTAA